From the genome of Haloarcula limicola, one region includes:
- a CDS encoding carbohydrate-binding protein translates to MIQGMLGDQETGENGPVTHVKRDQPQREERLDSRDGVHHRPDARRHELPGTIPVGAYRSYRHNGRWESEDVPLSPEDGRDLLVTDEWLTYDVDAREAGPHEVALRVAAADGFGGGAVGFVVDDDPRVRIAFDATGGWEQWGTVTTQLDLPRGVHTLRVVVLEGGWKLDGLQIE, encoded by the coding sequence ATGATTCAGGGTATGCTGGGGGACCAGGAGACAGGCGAGAATGGACCGGTTACCCACGTTAAGCGCGACCAACCGCAGCGAGAGGAGCGGTTGGACAGCCGAGACGGCGTTCACCACCGGCCCGACGCGCGACGGCACGAGCTGCCCGGTACTATCCCCGTCGGTGCGTACCGAAGCTATCGTCACAACGGCCGATGGGAGTCCGAAGACGTCCCTCTCTCGCCCGAGGACGGCCGCGACCTCCTCGTCACCGACGAGTGGCTGACCTACGACGTGGACGCCCGCGAGGCGGGTCCACACGAAGTCGCGCTCCGAGTCGCCGCGGCCGACGGATTCGGCGGCGGCGCGGTGGGTTTCGTCGTGGACGACGACCCCCGAGTACGCATCGCGTTCGACGCGACGGGCGGCTGGGAGCAGTGGGGCACCGTGACGACGCAACTCGACCTGCCCCGCGGCGTCCACACGCTCCGCGTCGTGGTCCTCGAGGGCGGCTGGAAACTCGACGGCCTGCAGATCGAGTAG
- the pan2 gene encoding proteasome-activating nucleotidase Pan2, with protein sequence MSRSPSLPDRPRLDLDPDMTPEERLEALRDHFEEIVRINEQLTDQLDDARGRQTSLTDEVDQLERENEMLKTSSLYIATVEELTDDGVVVKQHGNNQEVLTEVSPSMRESLEAGDRVAINDSFGVKEILDPETDARAQAMQVEASPDVSYEDIGGLEEQIREVREAVEEPLINAEQFHEVGIDPPSGVLLHGPPGTGKTMLAKAVANETDATFIKMAGSELVRKFIGEGARLVRDLFELASERQPAIIFIDEIDAIAAKRTESKTSGDAEVQRTMMQLLSEMDGFDDRGEIRIIAATNRFDMLDRAILRPGRFDRLIEVPNPDVEGRERILEIHTERMNLDSEVDLRALAREADGLSGAELASLATEAGMFAIRDDRTTVEQADFRAAREKLDQEEESGSQPVAFA encoded by the coding sequence ATGTCGCGTAGCCCCTCGCTTCCGGACAGGCCACGGCTCGACCTCGATCCAGACATGACGCCCGAGGAGCGTCTCGAGGCCCTCCGGGACCACTTCGAAGAGATCGTCCGCATCAACGAACAGCTCACCGACCAGCTCGACGACGCCCGCGGTCGGCAGACCTCGCTCACCGACGAGGTGGACCAGCTCGAGCGCGAGAACGAGATGCTGAAGACCTCGTCGCTGTACATCGCCACCGTCGAGGAGCTGACCGACGACGGCGTCGTCGTCAAGCAGCACGGCAACAACCAGGAGGTCCTGACGGAGGTCTCCCCGTCGATGCGCGAGAGCCTGGAGGCCGGCGACCGCGTCGCCATCAACGACTCGTTCGGCGTCAAGGAGATCCTCGACCCCGAGACGGACGCGCGCGCACAGGCGATGCAAGTCGAGGCGTCGCCGGACGTTTCCTACGAGGACATCGGAGGCCTAGAGGAGCAAATCCGAGAGGTCCGCGAGGCCGTCGAGGAACCGCTGATCAACGCCGAACAGTTCCACGAAGTCGGCATCGACCCGCCGAGCGGGGTCCTGCTGCACGGCCCGCCCGGCACGGGCAAGACGATGCTGGCGAAGGCCGTCGCCAACGAGACCGACGCCACCTTCATCAAGATGGCCGGCTCCGAACTCGTTCGGAAGTTCATCGGCGAGGGCGCACGGCTCGTCCGTGACCTCTTCGAACTGGCCAGCGAGCGCCAGCCGGCCATCATCTTCATCGACGAGATAGACGCGATCGCCGCCAAGCGAACCGAATCGAAGACCAGCGGCGACGCCGAGGTCCAGCGGACGATGATGCAACTGCTCTCGGAGATGGACGGCTTCGACGACCGCGGCGAGATCCGCATCATCGCCGCCACCAACCGCTTCGACATGCTCGACCGCGCCATCCTCCGGCCCGGTCGGTTCGACCGCCTCATCGAAGTCCCCAACCCCGACGTCGAGGGCCGCGAGCGCATCCTCGAGATCCACACCGAGCGGATGAACCTCGACTCGGAGGTGGACCTGCGAGCGCTCGCTCGCGAGGCCGACGGGCTCTCCGGTGCGGAACTGGCCTCGCTGGCGACCGAAGCCGGGATGTTCGCCATCCGCGACGACCGAACGACCGTCGAACAGGCGGACTTCCGCGCCGCCCGAGAGAAGCTCGACCAAGAGGAGGAGTCCGGCAGTCAGCCGGTCGCGTTCGCCTGA
- a CDS encoding 50S ribosomal protein L39e: MSKKSKAKKKRLAKLDNQNSRVPAWVMLKTDREVQRNPKRRHWRRNDTDE; the protein is encoded by the coding sequence ATGAGTAAGAAGTCGAAGGCCAAGAAGAAGCGGCTGGCCAAGCTCGACAACCAGAACAGTCGCGTCCCGGCTTGGGTCATGCTCAAGACCGACCGCGAAGTGCAGCGCAACCCCAAGCGCCGCCACTGGCGGCGTAACGACACCGACGAATAA
- a CDS encoding tetratricopeptide repeat protein: MTDREPDDHEFSEGQGFDDPYDGFDLEPPEFEVDPDKVDPVDSRVVTDMLDRRQVPADDVDAEQLLDVGLEYMHINRHEQAAETFQRVAQYTDDERLEQEAWTNKGAAHAELEEWDAAIGAYREALDGDEESDHAATAETNLAYALWESGRSEQALEHAERAVEIDPRFEQAWYNRGFFLLERGLAEDAVEAFDNAIRLGFRNADVLEEKARALEEMGEHDRAEELADEVEEMRENAEQQLLE; encoded by the coding sequence ATGACAGACCGCGAGCCCGACGACCACGAGTTCTCCGAGGGGCAGGGGTTCGACGACCCCTACGACGGCTTCGACCTCGAACCGCCGGAGTTCGAAGTCGACCCGGACAAGGTAGACCCCGTCGACTCCCGCGTCGTCACCGACATGCTCGACCGGCGGCAGGTGCCGGCCGACGACGTCGACGCCGAGCAACTGCTCGACGTCGGCCTGGAGTACATGCACATCAACCGCCACGAACAGGCCGCTGAGACGTTCCAGCGGGTCGCTCAATACACCGACGACGAGCGGCTCGAACAGGAAGCCTGGACGAACAAGGGGGCCGCCCACGCCGAACTGGAAGAGTGGGACGCCGCCATCGGCGCGTATCGTGAAGCGCTGGACGGCGACGAGGAGTCCGACCACGCGGCCACCGCCGAGACGAATCTGGCGTACGCGCTCTGGGAGTCCGGCCGCTCCGAGCAGGCGCTCGAACACGCCGAGCGGGCCGTCGAGATCGACCCGCGGTTCGAGCAGGCGTGGTACAACCGCGGCTTCTTCCTCTTAGAGCGGGGTCTGGCCGAGGACGCCGTCGAGGCGTTCGACAACGCTATCCGCCTGGGCTTTCGCAACGCCGACGTCCTCGAGGAGAAGGCCCGCGCGCTCGAGGAGATGGGCGAGCACGACCGCGCCGAGGAACTGGCCGACGAGGTCGAGGAGATGCGCGAGAACGCCGAACAGCAGCTGCTGGAATGA
- a CDS encoding DUF424 domain-containing protein — MILNERDTDEGLLVSVCDPDIMGETFEDGPVSITVEEGFYGGETVSEDEVVDSLTRCSVANIVGEDSVEVAVEHGFIDEENVLDVDGTRHAQLLWL; from the coding sequence ATGATACTCAACGAGCGCGACACCGACGAGGGCCTGCTCGTCTCCGTCTGTGACCCGGACATCATGGGCGAGACGTTCGAGGACGGGCCGGTCTCGATCACCGTCGAGGAGGGCTTTTACGGCGGAGAGACCGTCTCCGAAGACGAGGTCGTCGACAGCCTGACTCGGTGTAGCGTCGCGAACATCGTCGGCGAGGACAGCGTCGAAGTGGCCGTCGAACACGGCTTTATCGACGAGGAGAACGTCCTCGACGTCGACGGGACCCGGCACGCGCAGCTGCTCTGGCTCTAA
- the pepF gene encoding oligoendopeptidase F: MSSVPARGDIDEAYKWDLESLYATDDDWEAAYEEAEERIEDLAAYEGQVTDDAETLLSVLETYEELMRVVANVTAYARMRRDEDTTDDTYQALTARSQSLSSEASSAASFIEPELQELNRSDVESMMDEEPDLDAYGHYFDDVLRMKPHTRSAEVENLLAELGEVTGAPGEVYNMLANADMEFPTVEDPDGETRAVTLNNFTTLQKHPDRDFRQRVYEAFYDEWEGVRNAVGTAYKNSVKTDVKMAQARNYDSARGAALNGPNVPVEVYDTLVDTVHDNLDHLHRHAELKREAIGADELQMWDLYVPLVQEESPEIEYERACEYVTEAVAPLGEEYQSRLADGLESRWVDVYETEHKQSGAYSGGTYDSQPFILMNYQDDVESMYTLAHELGHSMHSEFTSEEQPYVYSGYEIFVAEVASTVNETLLTHHLLETVEDERLRRHVLNEYLERFRSTLYRQTMFAEFEHRTHEMSESGEPLTPDRLDDLYADLKGDYYDPATLDDRIAREWMRIPHFYRAFYVYQYATGISAAVALVENILEGDDDAAERYVDFLRSGSREYPLELLRNAGVDMASPEPVDSALSTYGEYLDEFASLL; encoded by the coding sequence ATGAGTTCGGTACCCGCACGCGGCGACATCGACGAGGCGTACAAGTGGGACCTAGAGTCCCTCTACGCGACGGACGACGACTGGGAAGCCGCGTACGAGGAGGCCGAGGAACGCATCGAGGACCTCGCGGCCTACGAGGGGCAGGTAACCGACGACGCCGAGACGCTCCTGTCGGTGCTGGAGACGTACGAGGAACTGATGCGCGTCGTCGCCAACGTCACCGCCTACGCGCGGATGCGCCGCGACGAGGACACGACCGACGACACCTATCAGGCGCTGACCGCCCGCAGTCAGTCGCTCTCCTCGGAAGCCAGCAGCGCGGCTTCCTTCATCGAACCCGAGCTACAGGAACTGAACCGGAGCGACGTCGAGTCGATGATGGACGAGGAGCCCGACCTCGACGCCTACGGCCACTACTTCGACGACGTGCTCCGGATGAAACCGCACACCCGCTCGGCCGAGGTCGAGAACCTGCTGGCCGAACTGGGCGAGGTGACCGGCGCGCCCGGCGAGGTCTATAACATGCTCGCCAACGCCGACATGGAGTTCCCGACGGTCGAGGACCCCGACGGCGAGACCCGAGCGGTCACGCTCAACAACTTCACCACGCTCCAGAAACACCCGGACAGGGACTTCCGCCAGCGCGTCTACGAGGCCTTCTACGACGAGTGGGAGGGCGTCAGGAACGCCGTCGGCACGGCCTACAAGAACTCGGTCAAGACCGACGTGAAGATGGCACAGGCGCGCAACTACGACAGCGCCCGCGGAGCCGCCCTGAACGGTCCGAACGTCCCCGTCGAAGTCTACGACACGCTGGTCGACACCGTCCACGACAACCTGGACCACCTCCACCGCCACGCGGAGTTGAAACGGGAGGCCATCGGCGCGGACGAACTGCAGATGTGGGACCTCTACGTTCCACTCGTGCAGGAGGAGTCGCCCGAGATCGAGTACGAGCGGGCCTGTGAGTACGTCACCGAGGCCGTCGCGCCGCTGGGCGAGGAGTACCAGTCCCGCCTCGCCGACGGACTGGAGTCGCGCTGGGTCGACGTCTACGAGACCGAGCACAAGCAGTCGGGGGCGTACTCCGGGGGCACCTACGACTCCCAGCCGTTCATCCTGATGAACTATCAGGACGACGTGGAATCGATGTACACGCTGGCCCACGAGCTCGGCCACTCGATGCACTCCGAGTTCACCAGCGAGGAGCAGCCGTACGTCTACTCGGGCTACGAGATCTTCGTCGCCGAGGTCGCCAGCACGGTCAACGAGACGTTGCTGACCCACCACCTGCTGGAGACGGTCGAGGACGAGCGACTGCGTCGACACGTCCTCAACGAGTACCTAGAGCGGTTCCGCTCGACGCTGTATCGACAGACCATGTTCGCGGAGTTCGAACACCGCACCCACGAGATGAGCGAGTCGGGCGAGCCGCTCACGCCCGACCGGCTGGACGACCTCTACGCCGACCTCAAGGGCGACTACTACGACCCGGCGACCCTCGACGACCGCATCGCCCGCGAGTGGATGCGAATCCCGCACTTCTATCGGGCGTTCTACGTCTACCAGTACGCCACCGGCATCTCCGCGGCCGTCGCGCTGGTCGAGAACATCCTCGAAGGGGACGACGACGCCGCGGAGCGCTACGTCGACTTCCTGCGCAGCGGGTCGCGGGAGTATCCGCTGGAACTGCTCCGGAACGCCGGCGTGGACATGGCCAGCCCCGAGCCGGTCGATTCGGCGCTCTCGACGTACGGCGAGTACCTGGACGAGTTCGCCAGCCTCCTGTAG
- the truA gene encoding tRNA pseudouridine(38-40) synthase TruA encodes MRAYRIAYDGRPYNGFQRQPDVATVEDALFDALSRLGVRDRAKGPPEGYAAAGRTDAGVSAVAQTVAFDAPAWLSPKAFNSELPASIRAWASSDVSGDFHATHDASERTYTYHLYAPDAAEVMARAALDGLRGEHDFHNLTPDETGTVRTLDGSLTRDGDFFVLELRAGGFCRQLVRRVVGLIAEVARGESSFPKVERVLGPEPVEGPEGVAPAPAYPLVLTDVTYPGVGFDADPDARASAREIFDGLRAERRTTARVAGTVRDGLS; translated from the coding sequence ATGCGCGCCTATCGAATCGCCTACGACGGTCGCCCCTACAACGGGTTCCAGCGCCAGCCCGACGTGGCGACGGTCGAGGACGCGCTGTTCGACGCGCTCTCGCGGCTCGGCGTTCGCGACCGGGCCAAGGGGCCGCCCGAGGGCTACGCGGCGGCCGGTCGCACCGACGCCGGCGTCTCCGCCGTCGCCCAGACCGTCGCGTTCGACGCGCCCGCGTGGCTCTCACCGAAGGCGTTCAACAGTGAGCTCCCGGCGAGCATCCGCGCGTGGGCCAGTAGCGACGTTTCCGGAGATTTCCACGCCACCCACGACGCGAGCGAGCGCACCTACACGTACCACCTCTACGCGCCCGACGCCGCCGAAGTGATGGCGCGGGCGGCCCTCGACGGGCTCCGGGGCGAACACGACTTCCACAACCTCACGCCGGACGAGACGGGCACGGTCCGGACCCTCGACGGGTCGCTGACCCGCGACGGCGACTTCTTCGTCCTCGAACTGCGAGCCGGCGGGTTCTGTCGCCAGCTCGTGCGGCGCGTCGTCGGGCTGATCGCCGAGGTCGCCCGCGGCGAGTCGTCGTTTCCGAAGGTCGAGCGAGTTCTCGGTCCCGAACCCGTCGAGGGACCCGAGGGCGTCGCTCCCGCGCCGGCGTATCCGCTCGTGTTGACCGACGTGACCTACCCCGGCGTCGGGTTCGACGCCGATCCCGACGCCCGCGCGAGCGCCCGAGAGATCTTCGACGGGTTGCGGGCCGAGCGGCGGACGACGGCGAGGGTCGCCGGGACCGTCCGCGACGGTCTCTCGTAG
- a CDS encoding 50S ribosomal protein L31e gives MSSSDFEERVVTIPLRDARAEPNHQAADKAMTLIREHLAKHFSVEEDAVRIDTSINEATWAKGRSNPPSKLRVRAARFEEEGEAVVEAETAE, from the coding sequence ATGAGTTCCAGTGACTTCGAGGAGCGCGTCGTCACGATCCCGCTCCGCGACGCTCGCGCGGAACCGAACCACCAGGCCGCCGACAAGGCGATGACGCTCATCCGCGAGCATCTCGCGAAGCACTTCTCGGTCGAGGAGGACGCCGTCCGCATCGACACCTCGATCAACGAGGCCACGTGGGCCAAGGGACGGTCGAACCCGCCGAGCAAGCTTCGCGTGCGCGCCGCCCGCTTCGAGGAAGAGGGCGAGGCAGTCGTCGAAGCCGAGACCGCAGAGTAA
- a CDS encoding ZIP family metal transporter, which yields MVAVENAAFVFVAGSLTALATGLGAIPFFLVEEFSDRWNVLLWGLASGIMVAASLFGLVREGLAYGSPILLVPGLLAGVALVEAADRVLDGVEHGPKQFERADFKKLLLILGILTVHSFPEGVAVGVSFAELGLEGASPANSVLVAGTAVPVLAVFMTIAISIHNVPEGTAIAIPLRSLGVGEWRMVWWAVFSSLPQPLGAVVAYYFVTLAKEFLPLGFGFAAGAMVYLVATEFVPEALDYGEGLAGGGKRELVAGGAVGVLAMVPLAFV from the coding sequence ATGGTCGCCGTCGAGAACGCGGCGTTCGTCTTCGTCGCCGGCTCGCTCACCGCGTTGGCGACCGGGCTGGGCGCGATTCCGTTCTTTCTGGTCGAGGAGTTCTCGGATCGGTGGAACGTCCTCCTCTGGGGACTCGCCTCGGGCATCATGGTCGCGGCGTCGCTGTTCGGCCTCGTGCGCGAGGGGTTGGCCTACGGGTCGCCGATACTCCTGGTTCCGGGGCTGCTCGCGGGCGTCGCTCTCGTGGAAGCCGCCGACCGTGTGCTCGACGGCGTCGAACACGGGCCGAAGCAGTTCGAACGGGCCGACTTCAAGAAGCTCTTGCTCATCCTCGGCATCCTGACCGTCCACAGTTTCCCGGAGGGCGTCGCCGTCGGCGTCTCCTTCGCCGAACTCGGACTGGAGGGCGCGTCGCCGGCGAACTCGGTCCTCGTCGCCGGCACCGCCGTGCCGGTGCTCGCGGTGTTCATGACGATCGCCATCTCCATTCACAACGTCCCCGAGGGCACCGCGATCGCCATTCCGCTGCGGTCGCTCGGGGTCGGCGAGTGGCGGATGGTCTGGTGGGCGGTGTTTTCCTCGCTGCCTCAACCGCTCGGTGCCGTCGTCGCCTACTACTTCGTGACGCTCGCGAAGGAATTCCTCCCCCTGGGCTTCGGCTTCGCGGCCGGCGCGATGGTGTATCTCGTCGCCACCGAGTTCGTCCCCGAGGCGCTCGACTACGGCGAGGGTCTCGCCGGCGGCGGCAAGCGGGAACTGGTCGCCGGCGGTGCGGTCGGCGTCCTGGCGATGGTCCCCCTCGCGTTCGTCTAG
- the thpR gene encoding RNA 2',3'-cyclic phosphodiesterase, translated as MSKRLFVSVDLDGLEDAVRAVQERFEGASGLRLTDPGQTHVTLKFLGDTDPDRIGDLVTELEAAVDDSGVEPFEARFGGLGVFPSLDYISVVWVGVREGRGDAELTALHEAIEARTTEMGFDPEDHEFTPHATIARMDHAGGKERVQRVVEESDPEVGRLSVEEIRLTESVLGDDGPAYRTIESVTL; from the coding sequence ATGAGCAAGCGACTGTTCGTCAGCGTCGACCTAGACGGCCTCGAAGACGCGGTTCGAGCGGTGCAGGAGCGATTCGAGGGCGCGTCGGGACTCCGACTCACCGACCCCGGACAGACTCACGTCACGCTGAAGTTCCTCGGCGACACCGACCCGGATCGAATCGGGGACCTCGTGACCGAACTCGAAGCCGCCGTCGACGACAGCGGCGTCGAACCGTTCGAAGCGCGCTTCGGCGGACTCGGCGTCTTCCCGTCGCTCGACTACATCAGCGTCGTCTGGGTCGGCGTCCGCGAGGGCCGCGGGGACGCGGAACTGACGGCGCTGCACGAGGCCATCGAGGCGCGGACCACCGAGATGGGGTTCGATCCGGAGGACCACGAGTTCACTCCGCACGCGACGATCGCTCGGATGGACCACGCCGGCGGGAAAGAGCGGGTCCAACGCGTCGTCGAAGAGAGCGACCCCGAAGTCGGGCGGTTGTCGGTCGAGGAGATACGCCTCACCGAGAGCGTCCTCGGCGACGACGGGCCCGCCTATCGAACTATCGAATCAGTTACGTTATAG
- a CDS encoding translation initiation factor IF-6: MLRAAFSGSSYVGVFARATDDCVLVRPDVDESLREDLGEELEVPVVPTTIGQSGTVGALATGNGNGLLVSARVRDREIEEIQDVVDVPVTKLPGRINAAGNVVCCNDTGAYVHPDLSEEAVETVSDGLGVPVERGVIAGVNTVGTAAVATNEGVLCHPKATDGELDALEELLGVPADIGTVNYGGPLVGSGLVANDYGYVCGSDTSGPELGRIDAALGYID, from the coding sequence TTGCTCCGCGCCGCGTTCTCCGGGTCGTCGTACGTCGGTGTCTTCGCCCGTGCGACCGACGACTGCGTGCTGGTCCGCCCCGACGTAGACGAATCGCTGCGCGAGGACTTAGGCGAAGAGCTGGAGGTGCCCGTGGTTCCGACGACCATCGGTCAGTCGGGGACCGTCGGCGCGCTGGCGACCGGCAACGGGAACGGCCTCCTCGTCTCCGCTCGCGTCCGAGACCGCGAAATCGAGGAGATTCAGGACGTCGTCGACGTGCCGGTGACGAAACTGCCGGGGCGAATCAACGCCGCCGGCAACGTCGTCTGCTGTAACGACACGGGCGCGTACGTCCACCCGGACCTCTCCGAGGAAGCCGTCGAGACGGTCAGCGACGGACTGGGCGTCCCCGTAGAGCGCGGCGTCATCGCCGGCGTCAACACCGTCGGCACCGCCGCCGTCGCCACCAACGAGGGCGTGCTCTGTCACCCGAAGGCGACCGATGGCGAACTAGACGCCCTGGAGGAGCTGTTGGGCGTCCCCGCCGACATCGGCACCGTCAACTACGGCGGCCCGCTCGTCGGGTCGGGACTGGTCGCCAACGACTACGGCTACGTCTGTGGTTCGGACACCTCCGGACCGGAGCTGGGCCGCATCGACGCGGCGCTCGGCTACATCGACTGA
- a CDS encoding DUF5658 family protein translates to MTSDHSLTDGELARWIPIGGELSVSHAVLWTVILLTSLFDIVTTTVGLELGLREGNAVARALIESYGVVGLAILKIGALVVVALVWAALDERRSTAALVGFALVSSFVVALNTVALVTVL, encoded by the coding sequence GTGACATCGGACCACTCACTGACCGACGGCGAGCTAGCGCGTTGGATCCCCATCGGCGGCGAGCTGTCGGTGTCACACGCGGTGCTGTGGACGGTCATCCTCCTCACGTCGCTGTTCGACATTGTGACGACGACGGTGGGACTCGAACTCGGTCTCCGGGAGGGGAACGCCGTCGCGCGGGCGCTCATCGAGAGCTACGGCGTCGTCGGTCTCGCAATCTTGAAAATCGGGGCACTCGTCGTCGTCGCCCTCGTCTGGGCCGCCCTCGACGAACGCCGCTCGACGGCGGCGCTCGTCGGGTTCGCGCTCGTCTCCTCGTTCGTCGTCGCCCTGAATACGGTCGCGCTCGTCACCGTCCTCTGA